In Epilithonimonas zeae, a single window of DNA contains:
- a CDS encoding DUF4403 family protein, protein MSLIRKFASTYFLLVSFIAFSQAENPIYTLPKIKSNITLPVSLPISEINNLINQSVKGVLYEDQSYADNNNDQFKVKVEKQGNIAIKALTNNRLMISVPLKIWAEKGYGTLGVYLYKDTNFNLIMNFITSLTATADWKLDTKTTTAGFVWTQKPVLDYGKVKIPIASFIESTLKEQQGKFTTIIDQQIKTKFNLQPYLLMAWNQFSKPINVSEEYNTWLKISPQNTYMAPLQVFQDKIKTTIGIDLYSETYVGQIPLATRDAVSVPNFILNPNLQNIFNLQTTANISFDEATRLAKQQFQDKEFAMSSEDKKVKITDISVYQEKENIVIEAHTTGEVNGTAFIKGKPFYSADEHKIKLKVTDFKLKTKNFFQKALTVLFEGKIRRMIEKDYGIPLLDIENTSRKSLTENFNKEYVKGIKLQGQVLDLKPTQFLLSEKYITIVIDTKAQLQMNVSGLSF, encoded by the coding sequence ATGAGTCTAATTCGAAAATTCGCATCCACATATTTTTTACTGGTAAGTTTCATTGCATTTTCTCAAGCAGAAAATCCGATTTATACCTTACCAAAAATCAAATCTAATATCACACTTCCCGTTTCGCTCCCAATTTCAGAGATCAATAATCTCATCAATCAGTCTGTAAAAGGCGTTTTGTATGAAGATCAATCTTATGCTGATAACAATAATGATCAGTTCAAAGTAAAAGTAGAAAAACAAGGGAATATCGCGATAAAAGCTTTGACGAATAACAGATTAATGATTTCTGTTCCTTTGAAAATATGGGCGGAAAAAGGTTACGGAACTCTTGGAGTTTATTTATACAAAGACACGAATTTTAATTTGATAATGAATTTCATTACCAGTTTGACGGCAACGGCAGATTGGAAACTCGATACAAAAACAACGACTGCTGGTTTTGTGTGGACTCAGAAGCCGGTTTTAGATTATGGCAAAGTAAAAATCCCTATTGCATCTTTTATTGAGTCCACATTGAAAGAGCAGCAAGGAAAGTTTACCACAATTATTGATCAGCAGATTAAAACGAAATTCAATCTTCAGCCTTATTTGTTGATGGCTTGGAATCAGTTTTCAAAACCGATTAATGTTTCTGAGGAATATAATACTTGGTTAAAGATTTCGCCACAAAATACCTATATGGCGCCACTCCAGGTCTTTCAGGACAAAATCAAAACGACGATTGGAATTGATTTGTATTCGGAAACTTATGTCGGGCAAATTCCTTTGGCGACAAGAGATGCGGTTTCTGTTCCGAATTTCATTTTAAACCCCAATCTTCAGAATATCTTCAATCTACAGACGACTGCCAATATCAGTTTTGATGAAGCAACAAGGCTGGCAAAGCAACAATTCCAGGATAAAGAATTTGCAATGAGCAGCGAAGACAAAAAGGTGAAGATTACCGATATCTCCGTTTATCAGGAAAAAGAAAATATCGTAATCGAAGCGCATACAACCGGCGAAGTGAACGGAACTGCTTTCATCAAAGGAAAACCTTTTTACAGCGCAGATGAGCATAAAATAAAACTGAAAGTCACAGATTTTAAACTTAAAACAAAAAACTTTTTCCAAAAAGCTTTGACTGTTTTGTTCGAAGGCAAAATCAGAAGAATGATTGAAAAAGATTATGGTATTCCGCTTCTTGATATCGAAAATACTTCCAGAAAAAGTCTCACGGAAAACTTCAATAAAGAATATGTAAAAGGCATCAAATTACAAGGACAAGTTCTCGACTTGAAACCAACTCAATTCCTTTTATCTGAAAAATATATTACGATTGTTATCGACACCAAGGCGCAATTGCAAATGAATGTTTCGGGGTTGAGTTTTTAA
- a CDS encoding M4 family metallopeptidase — protein sequence MKKTFTLALALAYVCGFSQESKELAQLKKQTNANVTISNSTSNPNFILFNDSKALQLKSSGAKAKAAEFLANNFKAFNLKSANDLVFVEETTDNYGLKNVIYMQQHQGVPVYDGVLKFHFNGKEELTSINGNALSNIKVSSTPDISLVEAESIAKDIVSKQDLNQSNTPLEALKTKLLIFPKNLAQGGIVTPYLAYEIEVTNKKDVREFLFINAHTGELVEQFTGIHPIDRKLYETNTNSSNLKWKEGDALPGTLSSWQQNEVITSEHVYNFFKNAFGYVSYDAADHTMITVNNDPTISCPNARWNGTYAGYCDGTATDDVIAHEWGHAYTEYTSGLIYQYQSGALNESYSDVWGETIDLFNNYMDEGENLSVRTTASCSGSLRWKMGEDATSFGGAIRDMWNPNCNSQPAKVLDANYYYCGSADNGGVHTNSGPTNHLYALLVDGGTYNGYTITGIGFVKAAHLWWRAQKNYLTATSDFANFADALEASVNDLIGVNLQGLSTTTTPAGLSGQSFTSADIQNIKNGILAVQLRSSPATQCNYQPLLKPVPDLCAVATSNPLFKEDWENGLGNWTVTNIPTKASTWEARDWTVKSDLPKNRAGKAIFAVDPINGDCASNLQNGILRLESPTITIPTFSTGKYEMAFNHYVATESTWDGGNIKYSLNGGNWTLLPITAFTQNGYNSVLDGTSQSDNPLKGQRAFTGTDGGSLGGSWGQSVIDLSKIGVVSGSNIKFRFELGTDGCNGIEGWYLDEIYVYNCSSLLAVEDAQKQNSISVYPNPTSGFVTIQNKNNSNLKNVEIYNVAGQLVQRFNVSNAKNASLDMSQLTNGTYVLKVVSETESNSVKVIKK from the coding sequence ATGAAGAAAACTTTTACTCTGGCACTTGCTTTAGCTTATGTCTGCGGATTTTCCCAAGAATCCAAAGAATTGGCTCAACTTAAAAAGCAAACCAATGCCAACGTTACAATCAGTAACAGCACCTCAAACCCTAATTTTATTCTTTTCAACGATTCCAAAGCGCTTCAGCTGAAATCTTCTGGGGCAAAAGCAAAAGCTGCAGAATTCCTTGCCAACAACTTCAAAGCTTTCAATTTGAAGTCGGCAAATGATTTGGTTTTTGTAGAAGAAACGACCGACAATTACGGTTTGAAGAATGTAATTTATATGCAGCAACATCAAGGTGTGCCTGTTTATGATGGTGTTCTTAAATTCCATTTTAATGGCAAAGAAGAATTAACATCTATTAATGGTAATGCATTATCTAATATCAAAGTTAGTTCTACACCTGATATTTCTTTGGTAGAAGCTGAAAGTATTGCAAAAGATATTGTGTCTAAGCAAGATCTGAATCAATCCAATACACCTTTAGAAGCTTTGAAAACCAAGCTTTTGATTTTTCCAAAAAATCTTGCTCAAGGCGGTATTGTAACACCATATTTGGCATACGAAATTGAGGTTACGAACAAAAAAGATGTGAGAGAATTTCTTTTCATCAATGCTCATACAGGCGAATTGGTAGAGCAGTTTACTGGAATTCACCCTATCGATAGGAAACTTTATGAAACCAATACCAATTCTTCTAATCTGAAGTGGAAAGAAGGAGATGCTCTTCCTGGAACACTCAGCAGCTGGCAGCAAAATGAGGTTATAACATCTGAACACGTTTATAATTTCTTCAAAAATGCTTTTGGATATGTTTCTTATGATGCAGCAGATCACACGATGATTACTGTCAATAACGATCCTACGATATCTTGTCCTAACGCAAGATGGAACGGAACTTACGCTGGATATTGTGACGGAACTGCAACGGATGATGTGATTGCACACGAATGGGGACACGCTTATACTGAATATACAAGTGGATTGATTTACCAATATCAGTCAGGCGCATTAAATGAGTCTTACTCCGATGTTTGGGGAGAAACCATTGATTTGTTTAATAATTATATGGACGAAGGTGAGAATCTTAGTGTAAGAACTACTGCTTCTTGCTCAGGCTCTCTTCGTTGGAAAATGGGAGAAGATGCGACATCTTTTGGTGGAGCTATCCGCGATATGTGGAATCCCAATTGTAATAGTCAACCTGCAAAAGTGTTGGATGCAAACTACTATTACTGTGGATCGGCAGATAATGGAGGGGTACATACCAACTCAGGACCTACCAATCACTTGTATGCGCTTCTTGTAGATGGTGGAACTTACAATGGTTATACAATCACAGGAATCGGGTTTGTGAAAGCAGCTCATCTCTGGTGGAGAGCTCAGAAGAATTATTTGACGGCAACAAGTGATTTTGCCAATTTTGCAGATGCATTAGAAGCTTCTGTTAATGACTTGATAGGCGTTAATTTGCAAGGATTGTCTACTACAACTACTCCTGCAGGTTTAAGCGGACAGTCATTCACTTCTGCAGATATTCAAAATATTAAGAACGGAATTCTTGCTGTACAATTGAGATCTTCTCCGGCTACTCAATGTAATTATCAGCCTCTTTTGAAACCTGTTCCAGATCTTTGCGCTGTGGCAACTTCTAATCCTTTGTTCAAAGAAGATTGGGAAAATGGATTAGGAAACTGGACAGTCACAAATATTCCTACAAAAGCATCGACTTGGGAAGCCAGAGACTGGACAGTAAAAAGTGATTTGCCGAAAAATAGAGCAGGTAAAGCAATTTTCGCAGTTGATCCAATCAATGGAGATTGTGCATCTAATCTACAAAACGGAATTCTACGTCTGGAAAGTCCAACAATTACCATTCCGACCTTCTCAACTGGGAAATATGAAATGGCTTTCAATCATTATGTAGCAACAGAATCTACCTGGGACGGTGGAAACATTAAGTATAGCTTGAACGGTGGAAACTGGACACTTCTTCCAATAACTGCTTTCACACAGAATGGTTACAACAGTGTCTTAGACGGAACTTCTCAAAGTGATAATCCACTGAAAGGGCAAAGAGCGTTCACAGGAACAGATGGTGGTTCTCTTGGTGGAAGTTGGGGACAAAGTGTGATTGATCTTTCTAAAATCGGTGTTGTTTCCGGCTCTAATATCAAATTTAGATTTGAACTGGGAACAGATGGCTGCAACGGGATCGAAGGCTGGTACTTAGACGAAATCTACGTTTATAACTGTAGTTCTCTACTTGCGGTAGAAGATGCTCAGAAACAAAACTCAATCAGTGTTTATCCTAACCCGACTTCAGGATTTGTAACGATTCAGAATAAGAATAATTCTAACCTGAAGAATGTTGAGATTTATAATGTTGCAGGACAATTGGTTCAAAGATTCAATGTGAGCAATGCAAAAAATGCTTCTCTGGATATGAGTCAATTAACGAATGGAACTTATGTTCTGAAAGTAGTTTCTGAAACAGAAAGTAATTCTGTAAAAGTTATTAAGAAATAA
- the deoD gene encoding purine-nucleoside phosphorylase: MSVHISAKKGEIAKTVLMPGDPLRAKYIADNFLTDAKLVSQTRNIYFYTGNYKGKEITVGASGMGFPSIGIYSFELFTEYEVETIIRIGTCGAYSTDLKLFDILNVENAASESTYAKFAWGIEEDAISNQGSAFDKINETAKELGLEAKATNIHSSDIFYREDPAVPEIAVRHNCPAVEMEAFALFANAKHLGKNAATILTVSDIIPTHEQISADQREKALRTMMELSLETAIKY; this comes from the coding sequence ATGAGTGTTCACATTAGTGCTAAAAAAGGAGAAATCGCAAAGACGGTTTTGATGCCCGGCGATCCACTTAGAGCAAAATATATTGCTGATAACTTTTTGACCGACGCCAAACTGGTAAGTCAAACAAGAAATATCTATTTCTACACAGGAAATTATAAAGGTAAAGAAATTACTGTTGGCGCAAGCGGAATGGGATTCCCAAGTATCGGGATATATTCTTTCGAATTATTTACAGAATATGAGGTTGAAACTATTATCAGAATCGGAACTTGTGGTGCTTATTCCACAGATTTGAAGTTATTCGACATCCTGAATGTAGAAAATGCAGCAAGTGAAAGTACTTATGCCAAATTTGCTTGGGGAATAGAAGAAGATGCCATTTCTAACCAAGGAAGTGCTTTTGATAAAATCAATGAAACGGCAAAAGAATTAGGTCTTGAAGCGAAAGCAACAAACATCCACTCCAGCGATATCTTCTACAGAGAAGATCCTGCTGTTCCGGAAATTGCAGTGAGACACAATTGTCCTGCAGTAGAAATGGAAGCTTTTGCGCTTTTTGCTAACGCAAAACATCTTGGCAAAAATGCAGCAACGATTTTAACTGTTTCTGACATCATCCCAACACATGAGCAAATCTCTGCTGACCAAAGAGAAAAAGCATTGAGAACAATGATGGAATTATCTCTTGAAACGGCTATTAAATATTAA
- a CDS encoding LytR/AlgR family response regulator transcription factor: MNCIIVDDEELAHHVIEEYISRIPFLNLVANCYDIQETINVLQNNTVDLIFLDINLPNISGLEFLKSFNKLPNVIITTAYDNCAIQGFEMDVIDYLLKPFSFERFLKATYKCFNLYNNKRILQETSNALKESFIFVRSNNEDVKLNLDEIMRINALKDYIVIYTHNRKLIVHQTMKSIMEKMNFDNFIRVHNSHIISLQHLQSVGKNSLTIGNERIPVSEKYKTYLSGIIERYK; encoded by the coding sequence ATGAATTGTATAATAGTAGATGATGAAGAATTGGCTCATCACGTGATTGAGGAATATATCTCCAGAATCCCTTTTCTGAATCTTGTAGCGAATTGTTACGACATCCAAGAAACCATCAATGTGTTGCAAAATAACACTGTTGATTTGATTTTTTTGGATATCAATCTTCCGAACATTTCCGGACTAGAATTTCTGAAAAGCTTTAACAAACTCCCAAATGTGATTATTACAACGGCTTATGACAATTGCGCCATCCAAGGTTTTGAGATGGATGTGATTGATTATCTTCTGAAGCCTTTTTCTTTCGAGAGATTTCTGAAGGCGACTTACAAGTGTTTTAATCTTTATAATAACAAAAGAATCCTGCAGGAAACGAGTAATGCTTTGAAAGAATCTTTCATCTTCGTAAGATCCAATAATGAAGATGTGAAACTGAATCTGGATGAAATTATGAGAATCAATGCGCTGAAAGATTACATTGTGATTTATACTCATAACAGAAAACTGATTGTACATCAAACAATGAAATCAATCATGGAAAAGATGAATTTTGATAATTTCATCCGAGTCCATAATTCGCATATTATTTCACTTCAACATTTGCAAAGTGTGGGCAAAAACAGCTTAACTATTGGCAACGAAAGAATCCCGGTGAGTGAAAAGTACAAAACCTATCTGTCAGGAATTATTGAAAGATATAAATAA
- a CDS encoding sensor histidine kinase, which translates to MKTFLKRLQTTYIYHWIIWIILIVFKLIMDYSVFGNFLFLINLQIFVAAIFLFYLNYYWSLPYIIKQEPKTIFIIVILFFVIYIGLTILFFPPMHRPPFPPKGFPRPERMMHKRLNLHDIFFKIGLFSIIFSTLLFFVDKWMENQKMIKALEFERQSSELKILREQINPHFFFNALNSIYSLSITQSKDTPRVILVLSDIMRYVLNDKNGQKNNLNDEIINIKKYIEIQSIRFNKFNNINWQFYGNFEAYKIEPLLLLTFIENAFKYADFGKGPVDIKVYLKDHILDFNVKNFYENKPSDRTDNNQLGIKNTKMKLDLLYPEKYQLDIDDNGSEYKISLKLQLN; encoded by the coding sequence ATGAAAACGTTTCTGAAACGCTTACAAACGACCTACATCTATCATTGGATTATCTGGATAATTCTTATCGTTTTCAAATTGATAATGGATTATTCTGTCTTTGGGAATTTTCTGTTTCTAATCAATCTGCAGATTTTTGTGGCAGCCATTTTTTTATTTTATCTCAATTATTATTGGTCATTGCCTTATATTATCAAACAAGAACCAAAGACCATTTTTATCATCGTGATTTTGTTTTTTGTGATATACATTGGATTGACTATTTTATTTTTTCCACCAATGCATCGTCCGCCTTTTCCGCCAAAAGGTTTCCCAAGACCGGAAAGAATGATGCATAAAAGACTGAATCTCCACGACATCTTTTTCAAAATCGGATTGTTTTCAATCATTTTCAGCACATTATTATTCTTTGTTGACAAATGGATGGAAAATCAGAAAATGATAAAAGCTTTGGAATTTGAAAGACAATCCAGCGAACTGAAGATCCTGAGAGAACAAATCAATCCTCATTTTTTCTTCAATGCGTTGAACAGTATTTATTCTCTATCAATTACGCAATCCAAGGATACTCCGAGAGTGATTTTGGTTTTATCTGATATTATGCGTTATGTTCTGAATGATAAAAACGGGCAGAAAAATAATCTGAATGACGAAATCATCAATATCAAAAAATACATCGAAATTCAGTCGATTCGGTTTAACAAATTCAATAATATCAATTGGCAATTCTATGGCAACTTCGAGGCTTATAAAATTGAACCTTTATTGCTTCTGACTTTCATAGAAAATGCTTTCAAATATGCAGATTTTGGAAAAGGTCCTGTTGATATCAAAGTTTATTTGAAAGATCACATTTTGGACTTCAATGTCAAAAATTTCTACGAGAACAAACCGAGTGACAGAACAGATAATAATCAGCTTGGTATCAAGAATACAAAAATGAAACTCGATTTGCTTTATCCTGAAAAATATCAATTGGATATTGATGATAATGGCTCCGAGTACAAAATCAGTTTAAAACTTCAATTAAATTAA
- a CDS encoding DUF4907 domain-containing protein yields the protein MMTKTLWKSMLFSGICLITCQKKSNPIDIKITQQKAGYGYQIIKNKKTFIDQPYIPAIAGEQVFKDSLQAMKTASLVVQKIENSSIPRISVDELDSMKIEYEIQKFH from the coding sequence ATGATGACTAAAACTTTGTGGAAATCGATGCTTTTTTCCGGAATATGTTTAATAACATGTCAGAAAAAAAGCAATCCAATTGACATCAAAATCACTCAACAAAAGGCAGGTTATGGTTATCAAATCATCAAAAACAAGAAAACCTTTATAGATCAGCCTTATATACCGGCAATAGCTGGCGAACAGGTTTTCAAAGACAGCTTACAGGCTATGAAAACCGCCAGTCTTGTGGTACAAAAAATAGAAAACTCATCCATTCCTCGGATTTCGGTAGATGAACTGGACTCAATGAAGATTGAATACGAAATCCAAAAATTTCACTAA